Genomic DNA from uncultured Erythrobacter sp.:
ACCCCAGAGGTCGTACCGCTCGCGATCATCGTCGCGGTTGCGCAGCAGGGTCAGGTACCGGCCATCGGGCGACAGCTTGGCCTGGCGCGGCGCCGGGCCGTTCAGGGATGGCGAGGCAAAGACGCGCTCGAAGGTGAGTTCTGGTTCGCTGGTCACGGTGTGATCGTCCGCAAATGTTGGGCTGGATAGAAGAACCGCAGCGGCGGCAAACATGGCTAAGCGCATTTCAATGACGGCCCCTGAATTGTGGTCAGGACGCTCCTCGCAATGACGAGGGAGAATGGCAAGAGGCCAACGAAAAAGGGCGGCCCCGGAGGACCGCCCTTTCGAATTCGCTGACAAGAGCGCTTAGCTCTTTGGCGCGTTGTCCCGACGCTCGGCGATACGCGCACGCTTACCGGTGCGGCCACGCAGATAGTACAGCTTCGCGCGGCGCACGACACCGCGGCGAACCACGGTGATGCTGTCGACGATCGGCGCGTAAAGCGGGAACACACGTTCCACGCCTTCACCAAAGCTGATTTTGCGGACGGTGAAGTTGGAGCCCATGCCGCGGTTCGAACGCGCGATTACGACGCCTTCGAAGTTCTGGACACGCTCGCGGTTGCCTTCCTTCACCTTCACGCCGACGCGAACGGTGTCGCCCGCGCGGAATTCTGGAATCTCTTTTTCAACCTTGCCGATTTCTTCGGCTTCGATTTGCTGGATCAGGTTCACTGGTCCGTTTCCTTCGTTTCTCGCCGCGCGCCAGAGGCAGACTGGACCGGAGCGCCACTATAGCGTTCCCATAGATCCGGCCTGCGTAACCGAGTGTCGGTCTCCGCCTGAGCTTTTCGCCAAGCGGCTACCTTCGCATGATCCCCCGATCGCAGCACTTCAGGGATCGTGCGCCCTTCCCATTCTTGAGGTCGGGTATACTGCGGGTACTCGAGCAAGCCGTCTTCGAACGACTCTTCGTGCCCCGACAAGGCCGCGCCCATTACGCCGGGAAGCAGCCGAATGCAAGCATCAAGTATAGCCAGAGCCGCCGGTTCGCCGCCTGAAAGGACGATATCTGCGAGGCTTACCTGCTCAATCTCGGGCCGCGCTTCGAACAGGCGCTCGTCGAAGCCCTCGAACCGGCCGCAGATGAGGGTAACGCCGGGACCGGATGCGATTGCGCGGATACGCTCCTGAGTAATCGGCTTCCCGCGCGGGGTCATTGCTAACACTGGCACAACACCCGCTCGTCCTGAGCTTGTCGAAGGACTGTTTTGCTTTTCTGCACCCTCTGGTGAAGTGAAGGGCGATGCTTCGGAGTCGAAGACGGCGCGCGGCGCCACCGGCTCAGCATGAGCGGGGTGGACCGAGTCCAAAGCCGCCGCCAGCACATCGCACTTGAGCACCATCCCCGCCCCGCCCCCTGCGGGCGTGTCGTCAACCGTGCGATGCCTGTCAGTCGCAAACTCGCGCGGGTTTACGGTCGCACAAGACCAGTCCCCCCGCTCAAGCGCCTTGCCCGCCAGCGAAGCGCCCAGCGGCCCGGGAAACATCTCCGGGTAGAGCGTGAGGATGGTGGCGGCGAAGGTCATAGCTTAACTCAAAATTCCCGCTCGTCCTGAGCTTGTCGAAGGATCGTTCTTCCCCGAAGCACCGCCGAAAGAAGTGATGTGCAATCCTTCGACAAGCTCAGGATGAGCGGTTTTGTATTTGCGGCGAAGGTCATTGTGCGGACGTAACAAAACGGAGGTAAAGCCATTCAACCAATGCAAACGACCAATAACCAAACGTGGTGCCCCAACCAAAAATGACGAGTAACAATAGGCCAATCCCATCGACGATGCCATTTTCAAAAGTCGCATCATAAACAAATGGGATAAGAAGCGCTAAAGGCACAGCACCAACTGAACTAATGAGCATCCCTCGAAAAACACCATAAGCTTTCGTTCTTCCACGAAGAAGATAAGGTGCGCTCATCAAAGTGAAGCCGAACGGCGATAGAAAGATTGCCCACCAGACCCAGTTCGGAAGGTCTACCAATTCACACCATCCTTTGCTCGCGTATCAACACTAAGCTCA
This window encodes:
- the rplS gene encoding 50S ribosomal protein L19, which translates into the protein MNLIQQIEAEEIGKVEKEIPEFRAGDTVRVGVKVKEGNRERVQNFEGVVIARSNRGMGSNFTVRKISFGEGVERVFPLYAPIVDSITVVRRGVVRRAKLYYLRGRTGKRARIAERRDNAPKS
- the trmD gene encoding tRNA (guanosine(37)-N1)-methyltransferase TrmD, with translation MTFAATILTLYPEMFPGPLGASLAGKALERGDWSCATVNPREFATDRHRTVDDTPAGGGAGMVLKCDVLAAALDSVHPAHAEPVAPRAVFDSEASPFTSPEGAEKQNSPSTSSGRAGVVPVLAMTPRGKPITQERIRAIASGPGVTLICGRFEGFDERLFEARPEIEQVSLADIVLSGGEPAALAILDACIRLLPGVMGAALSGHEESFEDGLLEYPQYTRPQEWEGRTIPEVLRSGDHAKVAAWRKAQAETDTRLRRPDLWERYSGAPVQSASGARRETKETDQ